From a single Planctellipticum variicoloris genomic region:
- a CDS encoding GntR family transcriptional regulator yields MVRIPLREDPVTVVTPDKGLLKDRAYADIKQHIQSGEFAAGDFLSERQLAALLGMSKTPVKAALERLEQEGFVAVSPQQGIVVRELSIAEAADQFELRKALETYVVQAIAGKLSDRDLQAIERNLRQQSAAASRELVGRLVELDTEFHLLLCEAFGNRAIIDCLVQHREKMHRLIFRVMSKSPGRLSDAVREHVEIFVAVRSGEPSEAARLLDQHLDFGKQYLLSSQSPR; encoded by the coding sequence ATGGTGCGAATTCCCCTGCGCGAGGATCCCGTGACCGTCGTAACTCCCGACAAGGGCCTGCTGAAAGACCGGGCCTACGCCGACATCAAGCAGCACATTCAGAGCGGCGAATTTGCGGCTGGCGATTTTCTGTCAGAACGGCAACTGGCCGCCCTGCTGGGGATGAGCAAAACGCCGGTCAAGGCGGCGCTGGAGCGGCTCGAACAGGAGGGGTTTGTGGCGGTTTCGCCGCAGCAGGGGATCGTGGTTCGCGAGTTGTCCATCGCGGAAGCCGCCGATCAGTTCGAGTTGCGGAAAGCGCTGGAAACGTATGTGGTCCAGGCGATTGCCGGAAAACTGAGCGACCGGGATCTGCAGGCGATCGAGCGCAATCTCCGGCAGCAGTCGGCGGCGGCCTCGCGGGAGCTCGTCGGACGGCTGGTCGAGCTCGACACGGAGTTTCATCTGCTGCTCTGCGAGGCATTCGGCAATCGGGCGATCATCGACTGCCTGGTGCAGCACCGGGAGAAAATGCATCGCCTGATTTTCCGGGTGATGTCGAAATCGCCCGGCCGACTGAGCGACGCGGTGCGGGAGCACGTCGAGATTTTCGTGGCGGTTCGCAGCGGCGAGCCGTCCGAAGCCGCACGTCTCCTGGACCAGCATCTCGATTTCGGCAAGCAGTACCTGTTGTCATCGCAATCGCCCCGATAA